DNA from Candidatus Aminicenantes bacterium:
AAAACTGCCGGCGTCCGGCTCGGAGGCCAACGGCATCGATATCACCGGCACGGTCCAACTCGATGCCGCGGCCGCAGCGGGGACGCTGACAATGGCCGTGCGCGGCGTTTTCCACCGTTACGCCGACGCCGTGGAGAACAGCGGCAAGTTCATCGAGGGCTTGCTGAAAAAAATATTCCCGGTGCAGAAGGTCGAGATCAAGAAGCTGCTGCAGCTGACGCGGCACGAGCTACGCGTCGAGGTATCCTTCAGCGGTCCATGGCTGAAGGATGCCGGCGCTAATTTATTTACCGTGGACGGCTGCCGTTTGCCCGGCCTTTCCGAGAACATGGCCAGCCTGGAAAGGCGCGAATCGCCGCTGGCGCTCGAGGCGCCGTTCAAGGTCAACCTGGACCTCGACCTGCAACCGGCCGCTAACCTGACCCTGGAGTATGGAATCCCCGATGCACAGTTGAAAAACGAGGCGGGTCTTTTCACCCGCAGCCTGGTTAGCGAGAAAAACGGCCATATCCGCTTTTCCGAGACCTGCGCCATCGAAAAAAATCCCGTGCCGCCCGAACTGTACCCGCAGCTGCGCGACTTGCTCAAGGCCTACTTCATTCCCGATTTCTGGATGGTCTTGAAAAAAAGCAAATAAACTTATTCTTTTCGCTGATGTTTGCTAAAAACAGAATCAGTCCGGATCTTTCGTTGATTGGTGATTGGTATATTAAGGAGGTAAACTGATGAAAAAGAGTGGACCCACAAACCCGTCAATTCCGATAACGGTTTATCTGTTTTTAATTATCGTTTTTTCTTCGGCTTCCGTTCTTGCCGAGCGGACCACTGAAAAACCGGTGCTGCACGGCAATCACTGGCTGGCCATAACCGGCAAGCCCCTGGCCGCCACCGCCGGCGCCCGCATCTTCATGCAGGGCGGCAATGCCGTCGACGCTTCCTGCGCCATGCTGGCGGCGACCTGCACCATGTTCGATGTTCTCAGCTGGGGCGGCGAGACCCAGGCCTTGATCTACAATCCGCACACAAAAAAAGTAGTGGCCATCAACGGACTCGGCGTGGCCCCCAGCGGCGCCACAGCCGAATTTTTCAAAAATAAGGGTTACCATTATCCTCCGGCTTATGGGCCGCTGGCCGCGGTGACCCCGGGTACGCCGGGCGGGCTGATCCTGATGCTGGCCGAATTCGGCAAACTGAGCCTGAAGGATGTGCTGGCGCCGGCGATGGAGATGGCCGAAGGCTATGCCATCGAAAGGGAAACGGCCGACAGCATCGAGCGCGAGAAAGAGCTGATCAAAGACTGGCCTTATTCCCGGAAGATCCTGCTGGTGCACCCGGGCGAATCCCGGGAAGCCCCTTATCCCGGGGAGATTTTCCGGCAGCCGGAGCTGCTGCAAACCCTGAAAAAGCTGGTCGCGGCCGAGCAGCAGGCGCTTAAAAATGGCCAAGATCGCAAAAAGGCCATCTATGCCGCCTACGGTCGTTTCTACCAGGGAGATATCGCCGCCGAGTTCGTCCGCGGCTGTAGGGAACAGGGCGGCCTGATCAGCGGCGAAGATTTGGCCGCATGGAAACCTCTGATAGAAGAACCGGTGATGACCACCTACAAGGGCATTGAAGTCTACAAACTTTCTTGCTGGGTGCAGGGGCCGGTCATGCTGCAGGCGTTGAACATGCTGGAAAACCTCGACTTGAAAGCCATGGGGCTGAACAGCGCGCGCTACATCCACGCCGTCTACCAGGTCATGAACCTGGCTTTTGCCGACCGCGACTTCTATTACGGCGACCCCTATGTCCCGCCGCAAGAACCGCTCCAGGGCTTATTGTCCAAGGAATATGCCCGCGAGCGGCTCAAGTCGATCGACTGGGACAGGAACAATCCGCTGTGCGGGCCCGGCGATCCTTATCCTTTTGAAGGCAAGAAGAACCCCTGGCTGAATCTTCTTTCGGCCAAGGATTGCCGGGCGACGGTCAGGGAATCTTCGCCAGCGGAGATGGAAAAAAAACAAGCGAGTTTTTCCGTCGGCACGACCTCGATCCAGGCCTGCGACCGCGAGGGCTGGGTGGTGTCGGTCACGCCCAGCGGCGGCTGGATCCCGGCTTGCATCGCCGGCCGCACCGGCATCGGCATGAGCCAGCGGGCGCAGAGCTTCGTGCTCGATGAAAAAGAAAACCCTTTCAACGTCATCGCCCCGGGCAAGCGGCCGCGGGCCACCCTGACCCCCGGACTGGCCTTGAAGGATGGCAAGCCCTTCCTCTCCTTCGCCGTCCAGGGCGGCGACACCCAGGACCAGAACCTGCTGCAGTTCTTCCTGAACGTGGTCGAATTCGGCATGAACGTGCAGGAGGCGTGCGAGGCGCCGAACTTCACCAGTTACCAGATGAAGAGCTCCTTCGAAAACCACGACCGCCTGCCTGGAAAACTGACGCTCAACGCGCAGACCCCTGTTTGGGTGAGATCGGCCCTGGGCAAAATGGGCTACGCCATCGACCTGCTCAAATACACCTCGGGCCCGATCAACGCCATGTTTTTCGACTGGGCCCACGGCTCCTTCTGGGG
Protein-coding regions in this window:
- a CDS encoding gamma-glutamyltransferase; translation: MKKSGPTNPSIPITVYLFLIIVFSSASVLAERTTEKPVLHGNHWLAITGKPLAATAGARIFMQGGNAVDASCAMLAATCTMFDVLSWGGETQALIYNPHTKKVVAINGLGVAPSGATAEFFKNKGYHYPPAYGPLAAVTPGTPGGLILMLAEFGKLSLKDVLAPAMEMAEGYAIERETADSIEREKELIKDWPYSRKILLVHPGESREAPYPGEIFRQPELLQTLKKLVAAEQQALKNGQDRKKAIYAAYGRFYQGDIAAEFVRGCREQGGLISGEDLAAWKPLIEEPVMTTYKGIEVYKLSCWVQGPVMLQALNMLENLDLKAMGLNSARYIHAVYQVMNLAFADRDFYYGDPYVPPQEPLQGLLSKEYARERLKSIDWDRNNPLCGPGDPYPFEGKKNPWLNLLSAKDCRATVRESSPAEMEKKQASFSVGTTSIQACDREGWVVSVTPSGGWIPACIAGRTGIGMSQRAQSFVLDEKENPFNVIAPGKRPRATLTPGLALKDGKPFLSFAVQGGDTQDQNLLQFFLNVVEFGMNVQEACEAPNFTSYQMKSSFENHDRLPGKLTLNAQTPVWVRSALGKMGYAIDLLKYTSGPINAMFFDWAHGSFWGGSSNYGEDYGIAW